The Pseudomonas azotoformans genome has a segment encoding these proteins:
- a CDS encoding YbaY family lipoprotein, which yields MKKIILLGLTALLGACQSMSPAPKASLDGEVFYLQRIALPPTATLSVSLQDVSLMDAPAVTLAEQKGPVKGQVPLPFHLSYDPAQVKPGHTYSVSARIEVEGKLLFITTERHAVQLNGQDVQPLRLRVDAVAH from the coding sequence ATGAAAAAGATCATCCTCCTGGGCCTGACTGCCCTGCTCGGAGCCTGCCAATCCATGAGCCCTGCCCCCAAAGCCAGCCTTGATGGCGAAGTGTTCTACCTGCAACGCATCGCCCTGCCACCGACCGCGACCTTGAGCGTCAGCCTGCAAGACGTGTCGTTGATGGACGCCCCGGCCGTGACCCTGGCCGAGCAGAAAGGCCCGGTCAAAGGCCAGGTGCCGCTGCCGTTTCACCTGAGCTACGACCCGGCGCAAGTCAAACCCGGCCACACTTATTCGGTGAGCGCTCGCATCGAAGTGGAGGGCAAGCTACTGTTTATCACCACCGAACGGCACGCTGTGCAGCTCAACGGCCAGGACGTGCAACCGTTGCGCCTGCGGGTTGATGCTGTCGCACACTGA
- a CDS encoding efflux RND transporter permease subunit codes for MGFNLSEWALRNRQIVLFLMILLAVVGTLSYSKLGQSEDPPFTFKAMVIKTNWPGATAQEVSRQVTERIEKKLMETGEYERIVSFSRPGESQVTFMARDSMHSAQIPELWYQVRKKISDIRQTLPPDIQGPFFNDEFGTTFGNIYALTGDGFDYAVLKDYADRIQIQLQRVADVGKVELLGLQDEKIWIELSNLKLATLGLPLAAVQQALQEQNAVSTAGFFETPSERVQLRVSGNFKSVEEIRNFPIRVGDRTFRIGDVADIHRGFNDPPAPRMRYMGEDAIGLAVAMRDGGDILVLGKALEGEFARLQKNLPAGMELRKVSDQPAAVKTSVGEFVQVLAEALAIVLLVSFFSLGVRTGMVVALAIPLVLAMTFATMYYLGIGLHKISLGALVLALGLLVDDAIIAVEMMAIKMEQGYDRLKAASFAWTSTAFPMLTGTLITAAGFLPIATAQSSTGEYTRSIFQVVTIALLASWVAAVVFVPYLGEKLLPDLAKIHAAKHGTDGPDPYGTPFYQRVRRLVEWCVRRRKTVIVLTLLLFIGSVALFRFVPQQFFPASGRLELMVDLKLAEGASLSNTADQVKRLEALLKEHAGIDNYVAYVGTGSPRFYLPLDQQLPAASFAQFVVLAKTIEERESLRTWLIETLNEQFPDLRSRVTRLENGPPVGYPVQFRVTGEHIEEVRALARKVAAKVRENSHVVNVHLDWEEPSKIVYLNIDQDRARALGVSTANLSKFLQSSLTGSSVSQYREDNELIEILLRGTVHERTELSLLPSLAVPTDNGKSVALSQIATLEYGFEEGIIWHRNRLPTVTVRADIYGKEQPATLVQQILPTLEGVRAELPDGYLLDVGGTVEDSARGQNSVKAGVPLFIVVVLTLLMLQLRSFSRTAMVFLTAPLGLIGVTLFLLVFRQPFGFVAMLGTIALSGMIMRNSVILVDQIEQDIKAGLAPWQAIIEATVRRFRPIVLTALAAVLAMIPLSRSVFFGPMAVAIMGGLIVATALTLLFLPALYAAWFRVKPPAV; via the coding sequence ATGGGTTTCAATCTTTCCGAATGGGCGTTGCGTAATCGCCAGATCGTACTGTTCCTGATGATCCTGCTGGCAGTGGTCGGCACCTTGTCCTACTCCAAGCTGGGACAAAGCGAAGACCCGCCGTTCACCTTCAAGGCCATGGTGATCAAGACCAACTGGCCCGGCGCCACGGCCCAGGAAGTCTCGCGGCAAGTCACCGAACGCATCGAGAAAAAACTCATGGAGACCGGTGAGTACGAGCGCATCGTCTCGTTCTCGCGCCCCGGCGAATCCCAGGTCACCTTCATGGCCCGTGACTCCATGCATTCGGCGCAGATTCCCGAGCTGTGGTACCAGGTGCGCAAGAAGATCAGCGATATCCGCCAGACCTTGCCGCCGGATATCCAGGGGCCGTTCTTCAACGATGAATTCGGCACCACCTTTGGCAATATCTACGCCCTGACCGGCGACGGCTTTGATTACGCCGTGCTCAAGGACTACGCCGACCGTATCCAGATTCAGCTGCAGCGCGTGGCGGATGTGGGCAAGGTCGAGCTGCTGGGCCTGCAAGACGAGAAGATCTGGATCGAGCTGTCCAACCTCAAGCTGGCCACCCTGGGTTTGCCGTTGGCGGCGGTACAGCAGGCGTTGCAGGAACAGAACGCCGTCTCCACTGCCGGTTTCTTCGAAACCCCGAGCGAGCGTGTGCAGCTGCGCGTGTCGGGCAACTTCAAGAGCGTGGAAGAGATCCGCAACTTCCCGATTCGCGTAGGTGATCGAACCTTCCGCATCGGCGACGTGGCCGACATCCACCGTGGCTTCAATGACCCACCGGCACCGCGCATGCGCTACATGGGCGAAGACGCGATCGGCCTGGCCGTGGCCATGCGCGACGGCGGCGATATCCTGGTATTGGGCAAAGCCCTGGAAGGCGAATTCGCACGCCTGCAGAAGAACCTTCCGGCCGGCATGGAGCTGCGCAAGGTGTCGGACCAACCGGCAGCGGTGAAAACCAGTGTCGGCGAATTCGTGCAGGTACTGGCCGAAGCGCTGGCCATCGTGTTGCTGGTGAGTTTCTTCTCCCTCGGCGTGCGTACCGGCATGGTGGTGGCCCTGGCGATTCCGCTGGTGCTGGCGATGACGTTTGCCACCATGTATTACCTCGGTATCGGCCTGCACAAGATTTCCCTCGGCGCATTAGTGCTGGCGTTGGGTTTGCTGGTGGACGACGCGATCATTGCCGTGGAAATGATGGCGATCAAGATGGAACAGGGTTACGACCGGCTCAAGGCCGCGAGCTTTGCCTGGACCAGCACTGCGTTCCCGATGCTCACCGGTACGCTGATCACCGCAGCGGGCTTCCTGCCGATTGCCACCGCGCAATCGAGTACCGGCGAATACACCCGTTCGATCTTCCAGGTGGTGACCATTGCCTTGCTCGCCTCCTGGGTGGCTGCGGTGGTGTTTGTGCCGTATCTGGGGGAAAAACTCCTGCCGGACCTGGCGAAGATTCATGCCGCCAAGCACGGCACCGATGGTCCGGATCCCTACGGCACACCTTTCTATCAGCGAGTAAGACGCTTGGTGGAGTGGTGCGTGCGTCGGCGTAAAACCGTGATTGTCCTGACCCTGTTGCTGTTTATCGGCTCGGTGGCGCTGTTCCGTTTTGTGCCGCAGCAGTTCTTCCCGGCTTCTGGCCGTCTGGAGCTGATGGTCGATCTGAAGCTGGCCGAAGGGGCTTCCCTGAGCAACACCGCCGACCAGGTCAAGCGCCTGGAAGCCTTGCTCAAGGAACACGCGGGCATCGACAATTACGTGGCTTACGTCGGCACCGGTTCGCCGCGTTTCTACTTGCCGCTGGATCAACAACTGCCAGCCGCCAGCTTTGCCCAGTTTGTTGTGCTGGCCAAAACCATCGAGGAGCGTGAAAGCCTGCGCACCTGGCTGATCGAAACCCTCAACGAACAATTCCCCGACCTGCGCTCAAGGGTCACGCGCCTGGAGAACGGCCCGCCCGTGGGCTACCCAGTGCAGTTCCGTGTGACCGGCGAACATATTGAAGAAGTCCGCGCCCTGGCTCGGAAAGTTGCGGCGAAGGTTCGCGAAAATTCCCACGTGGTCAACGTGCACCTGGACTGGGAAGAACCGAGCAAGATCGTCTACCTCAATATCGATCAGGATCGCGCCCGTGCCCTTGGTGTGAGCACGGCCAACCTGTCGAAATTCCTGCAGAGTTCGTTGACCGGCTCCAGCGTCAGCCAATACCGCGAGGACAACGAATTGATCGAGATCCTCCTGCGCGGCACCGTGCATGAACGCACCGAGCTGTCGTTGCTGCCCAGCCTGGCGGTGCCGACCGACAATGGCAAAAGCGTAGCGCTGTCGCAGATTGCCACCCTTGAATACGGTTTCGAGGAAGGCATCATCTGGCACCGCAACCGCTTACCCACGGTGACCGTGCGCGCTGACATCTATGGCAAGGAACAGCCGGCGACGCTGGTCCAGCAGATTCTGCCGACCCTTGAAGGCGTACGTGCCGAACTGCCGGATGGCTACCTGCTGGACGTTGGCGGCACAGTCGAGGACTCGGCCCGTGGCCAGAACTCGGTCAAAGCCGGCGTGCCGCTGTTTATCGTGGTGGTGCTGACCCTGTTGATGCTGCAACTGCGCAGTTTCTCACGCACGGCCATGGTGTTCCTGACAGCGCCGCTGGGGCTGATCGGTGTGACGCTGTTCCTGCTGGTATTCCGCCAGCCGTTCGGCTTTGTGGCCATGCTGGGGACTATCGCGCTGTCCGGGATGATCATGCGTAACTCGGTGATCCTGGTGGATCAGATCGAACAGGACATCAAGGCGGGCCTGGCGCCCTGGCAGGCAATCATCGAGGCGACCGTCCGACGTTTCCGCCCGATTGTGCTGACAGCCCTGGCGGCGGTGCTGGCCATGATTCCGCTGTCACGCAGTGTGTTTTTCGGGCCCATGGCCGTGGCGATCATGGGCGGATTGATTGTGGCGACGGCGCTGACGTTATTGTTTTTACCGGCCTTGTACGCAGCCTGGTTCCGGGTCAAGCCACCGGCCGTGTAA
- a CDS encoding efflux RND transporter periplasmic adaptor subunit translates to MRSTFLPFALPVSLVFLLAGCGHEEAAQTTLRPAMVVQPQPSAQSMDSYPGEVRARYEPDLAFRIGGKVSKRLVEEGERVKANQALAELDPQDVRLQLEATRAQVAAAEANLSLVRAERDRYKTLMDRQMVSRSQYDNSENLYRSGEARLKQIKAEFDVASNQAGYAVLRAPQDGVVAKRAVEVGQVVSAGQTVFTLATDGEREVLISLPEQGFGRFKIGQPVSVELWSQPDQRFSGRIRELSPAADPKSRTFAARVAFTGGKVPAELGQSARVFIQVDGDIPLSVPLSALSAENGASYVWRVQPDNTLKRTPVRIGAFGEKTVPVLEGLSATDWVIAAGVHVLHEGQQVRPVDRSNRVVNLAAKE, encoded by the coding sequence ATGCGCAGTACTTTCCTGCCCTTTGCGTTGCCTGTCAGTCTGGTCTTCCTGTTGGCCGGATGCGGTCATGAAGAAGCGGCCCAGACCACCCTCCGTCCGGCCATGGTGGTGCAGCCACAGCCTTCTGCACAGTCGATGGACAGCTACCCCGGTGAAGTGCGCGCCCGTTATGAGCCAGACCTGGCCTTTCGCATCGGTGGCAAAGTCAGCAAGCGCTTGGTGGAAGAGGGCGAGCGGGTCAAGGCCAATCAGGCGCTGGCCGAACTCGACCCTCAGGACGTGCGCCTGCAACTGGAAGCGACCCGTGCCCAAGTCGCCGCCGCCGAGGCCAACCTTAGCCTGGTGCGCGCCGAGCGTGACCGCTACAAGACCCTGATGGACCGTCAGATGGTCAGCCGCTCCCAGTACGACAATTCCGAAAATCTCTATCGATCCGGTGAGGCCCGTCTCAAGCAGATCAAGGCCGAGTTCGACGTGGCCAGCAACCAGGCCGGCTATGCGGTGCTGCGTGCGCCACAGGACGGGGTGGTGGCCAAGCGTGCGGTGGAAGTCGGCCAGGTGGTGTCCGCCGGCCAGACCGTGTTCACCCTCGCTACCGATGGCGAGCGCGAAGTATTGATCAGCCTGCCGGAGCAGGGTTTTGGTCGTTTCAAGATCGGCCAGCCGGTATCGGTCGAGCTATGGAGCCAGCCCGACCAGCGCTTCAGCGGTCGCATTCGTGAGCTGTCGCCGGCTGCCGATCCAAAGTCGCGTACGTTCGCTGCCCGTGTGGCGTTTACCGGCGGCAAGGTCCCGGCCGAACTGGGCCAGAGCGCCCGGGTGTTCATACAGGTCGACGGCGATATTCCACTCTCGGTCCCACTATCGGCCCTCAGCGCGGAGAACGGTGCGTCCTACGTGTGGCGTGTACAGCCAGACAACACCCTCAAGCGCACACCCGTGCGCATCGGTGCCTTCGGAGAAAAAACCGTGCCGGTACTGGAGGGTTTGAGCGCCACGGATTGGGTCATTGCTGCGGGTGTGCATGTGCTCCATGAGGGCCAGCAAGTGCGCCCGGTGGATCGCTCCAACCGTGTGGTGAATCTGGCGGCCAAGGAGTAG
- a CDS encoding DUF4197 domain-containing protein: protein MLRNSLRLTALCAGLLFGANAMALDLSSLSQGDASGGLKDALTQGAQIAVKQLGVPGGFSNNPEVKIGLPGKLGKVADKLKMFGMGDQVTQLETSMNKAAETAVTQAQPILVNAVKNMSVTDAKGILSGGQDSATQYLNKSSREQIRAKFLPIVKAATDKVGVAQQYNALAGKAAAFGAVDAKSANVENYVTEQALDGLFKMIAKQEETIRENPAAAATSLAKKVFGAL, encoded by the coding sequence ATGCTCCGTAACTCCCTTCGTCTTACTGCCCTGTGTGCCGGCCTGCTGTTCGGCGCCAACGCCATGGCCCTGGACTTGAGCAGCCTGTCCCAGGGCGACGCCAGCGGCGGCCTCAAGGACGCCCTGACCCAAGGCGCGCAGATCGCCGTGAAGCAACTGGGCGTACCCGGTGGTTTCAGCAACAACCCGGAAGTGAAAATAGGCCTGCCTGGCAAGCTGGGCAAAGTTGCCGACAAACTGAAAATGTTCGGCATGGGCGACCAGGTGACCCAGCTGGAAACCAGCATGAACAAGGCCGCCGAAACCGCCGTGACCCAGGCCCAGCCGATCCTGGTCAACGCCGTGAAAAACATGAGCGTGACGGACGCCAAGGGCATTCTCAGTGGCGGTCAGGACTCAGCTACCCAGTACCTCAACAAAAGCAGCCGCGAACAGATCCGCGCCAAGTTCCTGCCGATCGTCAAGGCCGCAACCGACAAGGTCGGCGTCGCCCAGCAATACAACGCCCTGGCCGGCAAAGCCGCGGCCTTTGGTGCAGTGGATGCCAAGAGCGCCAACGTCGAAAACTACGTGACCGAACAGGCGCTGGACGGGTTGTTCAAGATGATTGCCAAGCAGGAAGAAACCATTCGCGAGAACCCTGCGGCCGCCGCGACCAGCCTGGCGAAGAAAGTCTTCGGCGCGCTGTAA